One genomic segment of Mesoterricola silvestris includes these proteins:
- a CDS encoding 4Fe-4S dicluster domain-containing protein — protein sequence MSAEAPPARHWLLAEKRAPLPPPGRGHRPFRKLFHLLCFLVFLVLPFSNLMRFDIPRQRFFFAGFEVLISEFSILFFALMFLMFVIAVVAIMYGRVYCGYACPQMIFSEASTAVEAWAARMAQKWTAQPAARKALGKGLFLAILAVASVFLAFVFMAYFIEPRDLLGRLARFDLASVGGIMGASVTLVTFLDFSLVKQTFCTTVCPYGYMQGMLQDKHSLLVAYQDPANACIDCRKCVRVCEMGIDIRKGPYQIECVHCGDCIDACDEVLAKVGHPGLIHYSWGGSVAAAAKEPWYRRWGFRDPKRFVILFVMVAYLTALGLTLWLRKPVLMRLTPDRTTLFTVLPDGSVANRVRMNLANRSPKPVQIRIWVEGLPGARVVLDPNPLTLAPGAALERSFDIAAPAGDRELNPIRVVFQSSDRGASDAAEMNFFMPTRRN from the coding sequence ATGAGCGCCGAAGCCCCTCCCGCCCGGCACTGGCTCCTGGCCGAGAAGCGCGCCCCCCTGCCCCCCCCGGGGCGGGGCCACCGGCCCTTCCGGAAGCTGTTCCACCTGCTCTGCTTCCTGGTGTTCCTCGTCCTGCCCTTCTCCAACCTGATGCGCTTCGACATCCCCCGCCAGCGGTTCTTCTTCGCCGGCTTCGAGGTGCTCATCAGCGAGTTCAGCATCCTGTTCTTCGCCCTGATGTTCCTGATGTTCGTCATCGCGGTGGTGGCCATCATGTACGGGCGGGTCTACTGCGGCTACGCCTGCCCCCAGATGATCTTCAGCGAGGCCAGCACGGCCGTGGAGGCCTGGGCGGCGCGCATGGCCCAGAAATGGACGGCGCAGCCCGCGGCCCGGAAGGCGCTGGGCAAGGGCCTCTTCCTGGCCATCCTGGCCGTGGCCTCGGTGTTCCTGGCCTTCGTCTTCATGGCCTACTTCATCGAGCCCCGGGACCTGCTGGGGCGCCTGGCCCGCTTCGACCTGGCCTCCGTGGGCGGCATCATGGGGGCCTCGGTCACCCTGGTGACCTTCCTGGACTTCAGCCTGGTCAAGCAGACCTTCTGCACCACCGTGTGCCCCTACGGGTACATGCAGGGCATGCTCCAGGACAAGCACTCCCTCCTGGTGGCCTACCAGGACCCCGCCAATGCCTGCATCGACTGCAGGAAGTGCGTGCGGGTCTGCGAGATGGGCATCGACATCCGCAAGGGCCCCTACCAGATCGAATGCGTCCACTGCGGCGACTGCATCGACGCCTGCGACGAGGTGCTGGCCAAGGTGGGCCACCCCGGGCTCATCCACTACTCCTGGGGCGGGTCCGTGGCGGCCGCGGCGAAGGAGCCGTGGTACCGGAGGTGGGGGTTCAGGGATCCCAAGCGCTTCGTCATCCTCTTCGTGATGGTGGCCTACCTGACGGCGCTGGGGCTGACGCTCTGGCTGCGCAAGCCCGTCCTCATGCGCCTGACCCCGGACCGCACGACCCTCTTCACCGTGCTTCCCGACGGCAGCGTGGCCAACCGGGTCCGCATGAACCTGGCCAACCGCTCCCCGAAGCCGGTGCAGATCCGCATCTGGGTGGAGGGGCTGCCGGGGGCCCGGGTGGTGCTGGATCCCAATCCCCTCACCCTGGCCCCGGGCGCGGCCCTGGAGCGGAGCTTCGACATCGCCGCCCCCGCCGGGGACCGGGAGCTGAATCCCATCCGGGTGGTCTTCCAGTCCTCGGACCGGGGCGCCTCCGATGCCGCCGAAATGAACTTCTTCATGCCCACCCGGAGAAACTGA
- a CDS encoding NHL repeat-containing protein produces the protein MVLRPLLLAFALQPLGAQILVEPRHCVLQPGRSQAFTARTHGGLPVACAWTVAGPGGSIGPDGVFRGEPGSYTVRGASLADPGQCDETGVLVLPDHPGLRTVGEIRPEAFAPAWSEALPFLDFVTGRRLGPPDARVTALRGSCSPQRDIIGYGMPVTVTWPAPGVAPDAQLLSWMEGDEPVRRDVTGCQGTRIQARAAVTRTQVERLGRTAQGEWISLVHPLDITVRGLLPFAGNPIGPGDADGRGLSARFRRPEGLALLPDGTLAVADPEARALRLVSPAGEVTTVRGELFRAPAFVAARPDGTLLVADPGAHAILGVADRRTVTLLAGVPGLRGHRDAAMPAVALFDSPQGLALDPGGNLFVADRGNHVVRRITPGGEVSTVAGLPGVPGHQDGLQGTFSALRGLAYRHPGLYAVDGHSVRRIVQGEITTLCGDPATPGPSVQTAPGSPLPGRIPCLDDPHSLAVHGQDLMVTDRGNRTVLAIGPTANGRADLRILAGDRAEAGTRFGLLRLGIKGPLGEAFGALDGPRGLVADPRGDLVVADGTCIARLSAPAVTFQRRAPVLLYLPGTPAARGLPLTVDFFGPELAAPWPRLDREGPAHYHWTLDVLDAQDRPVLPRKEGVQRGSDHGRTELLFRKPGRVKLRLTCVTADGAPRQHTEEITVE, from the coding sequence ATGGTCCTCCGCCCGCTTTTGCTTGCCTTCGCCCTCCAGCCCCTGGGGGCCCAGATCCTCGTGGAGCCCCGCCACTGCGTCCTCCAACCGGGCCGGAGCCAGGCCTTCACGGCCCGCACCCACGGGGGGCTGCCGGTGGCCTGCGCCTGGACCGTGGCGGGGCCGGGCGGATCCATCGGACCCGACGGGGTCTTCCGGGGCGAGCCGGGGTCGTACACCGTGCGCGGGGCCAGCCTCGCGGATCCGGGCCAGTGCGACGAGACCGGCGTCCTGGTGCTGCCCGACCACCCGGGACTGCGCACCGTGGGCGAAATCCGCCCGGAGGCCTTCGCCCCGGCCTGGTCGGAGGCCCTGCCCTTCCTGGACTTCGTCACCGGAAGGCGCCTGGGGCCGCCGGACGCCCGGGTGACGGCCCTGCGGGGCAGCTGCTCCCCGCAGCGGGACATCATCGGCTACGGCATGCCCGTGACCGTCACCTGGCCCGCACCGGGGGTGGCCCCCGACGCCCAGCTCCTGAGCTGGATGGAGGGGGACGAGCCCGTGCGCCGGGACGTCACGGGCTGCCAGGGCACCCGGATCCAGGCCCGCGCGGCGGTCACTCGCACCCAGGTGGAACGCCTGGGACGGACCGCCCAGGGCGAATGGATCAGCCTCGTCCACCCCCTGGATATCACCGTGCGCGGCCTCCTGCCCTTCGCGGGCAACCCCATCGGGCCCGGGGACGCGGACGGGCGCGGGCTCTCCGCGCGCTTCCGGCGTCCGGAGGGTTTGGCCCTTCTGCCGGACGGCACCCTGGCGGTGGCGGACCCCGAGGCCCGGGCCCTGCGCCTGGTCAGCCCCGCCGGGGAGGTCACCACGGTGCGGGGGGAGCTCTTCCGCGCCCCGGCCTTCGTGGCCGCCCGCCCCGACGGGACCCTCCTGGTGGCCGACCCGGGCGCCCACGCCATCCTGGGCGTGGCCGACCGGCGAACCGTCACCCTCCTGGCGGGGGTGCCCGGGCTGCGGGGCCACCGCGACGCGGCCATGCCGGCCGTGGCCCTGTTCGACAGCCCCCAGGGCCTGGCCCTGGACCCGGGCGGGAACCTCTTCGTGGCGGACCGGGGCAACCACGTGGTCCGGCGCATCACCCCCGGAGGGGAGGTGTCCACGGTGGCGGGCCTCCCGGGGGTCCCCGGCCACCAGGACGGCCTCCAGGGCACCTTCAGCGCCCTCCGGGGCCTGGCCTACCGGCACCCGGGGCTCTACGCCGTGGACGGCCACAGCGTGCGCAGGATCGTCCAGGGCGAAATCACGACCCTCTGCGGCGATCCCGCCACGCCCGGCCCCTCCGTCCAGACCGCCCCCGGCTCCCCCCTCCCGGGCCGGATCCCCTGCCTGGACGATCCCCACAGCCTGGCGGTCCACGGGCAGGACCTGATGGTCACGGACCGGGGCAACCGCACCGTCCTGGCCATCGGGCCCACCGCCAACGGGCGCGCCGACCTGCGCATCCTGGCCGGGGACCGCGCCGAGGCCGGCACCCGCTTCGGCCTGCTCCGCCTGGGCATCAAGGGCCCCCTGGGCGAGGCCTTCGGGGCCCTGGACGGCCCCCGGGGCCTGGTGGCCGACCCCCGCGGCGACCTGGTCGTGGCGGACGGCACCTGCATCGCGCGCCTCTCCGCCCCCGCCGTCACCTTCCAGCGCCGGGCCCCGGTGCTCCTGTACCTGCCGGGCACCCCCGCGGCCCGGGGCCTGCCCCTGACCGTGGACTTCTTCGGGCCGGAGCTGGCGGCCCCCTGGCCCCGCCTGGACCGGGAGGGCCCCGCCCACTACCACTGGACCCTGGATGTCCTGGACGCCCAGGACCGGCCCGTCCTCCCCCGGAAGGAGGGCGTCCAGCGCGGCAGCGACCACGGCCGGACGGAGCTCCTGTTCCGGAAGCCCGGCCGGGTGAAGCTCCGGCTCACCTGCGTCACCGCGGACGGGGCGCCCCGGCAGCACACCGAGGAAATCACCGTGGAGTAA
- a CDS encoding M20/M25/M40 family metallo-hydrolase gives MKCLGLLPLVALWTPGLAQEPVDAALNARIRAEALERSQILATLHPLTDVFSPRLTGSPTYKAAADWAVDRFRDWGLEARLESWNFGHPGWANERCAAHVEAPYKAHLGVEVVAWTPSTRGTVRGEAYLLKVPEEPTQAELSALFEASRKAVRGRVVLAGAPRELPALNPSPRPPRLTDEALARRFDPAAPEPGPRPQPTRRAGALPAREAEAQLDAFLVASKALARVNDAGLRNGQVRAFQNRAYDTAKAVPTLVMRHEDYGRMCRVLADGPRVELALEIANRESKGGLGYNVIADIPGSTRPGEVILLGAHLDAWHTATGATDNGASAAVMMEVARIVKALGVQPARTLRFALWDGEEHGLLGSMAYVAAHYGTAEAPKPEFGQLVAYVNMDGGAGQVRGLTMFGPAQGSRVLRELLAPFQDLGVRGASATRNRPPKALTGPSTDMSSFTSSGLPAMGVVQDGLEYFEYTWHTAIDTLDRVPPEDVKRTAAVLASVALHLAQRPGRLPFFSKETLPPAPPEPAR, from the coding sequence ATGAAGTGTTTGGGACTACTTCCCCTTGTCGCCCTGTGGACCCCCGGGCTGGCCCAGGAACCGGTGGACGCCGCCCTGAACGCCCGCATCCGGGCCGAGGCGCTGGAGCGGTCCCAGATCCTGGCGACCCTCCACCCCCTCACCGACGTGTTCAGCCCCCGCCTCACCGGGTCCCCCACCTACAAGGCCGCCGCGGACTGGGCCGTGGACCGGTTCCGGGACTGGGGGCTGGAGGCGCGGCTGGAGTCCTGGAATTTCGGCCATCCGGGCTGGGCCAACGAGCGTTGCGCGGCCCACGTGGAGGCGCCCTACAAGGCCCACCTGGGGGTGGAGGTGGTGGCCTGGACGCCCTCCACCCGCGGCACCGTCCGGGGCGAGGCCTACCTGCTGAAGGTGCCGGAGGAACCCACCCAGGCCGAACTCTCGGCCCTGTTCGAGGCCTCGCGGAAGGCGGTGCGCGGGCGGGTCGTGCTGGCGGGGGCGCCCCGGGAACTTCCCGCCCTCAACCCGTCCCCACGGCCCCCGCGCCTCACGGACGAGGCCCTGGCCCGGCGCTTCGATCCCGCGGCCCCGGAGCCGGGTCCCCGACCCCAGCCCACCCGGCGCGCCGGCGCCCTTCCGGCCCGGGAGGCGGAGGCACAGCTGGACGCCTTCCTGGTGGCATCCAAGGCCCTGGCCCGGGTGAACGACGCGGGCCTGCGCAACGGCCAGGTGCGCGCCTTCCAGAACCGCGCCTACGACACCGCCAAGGCCGTGCCCACCCTCGTCATGCGCCACGAGGACTACGGCCGCATGTGCCGCGTGCTCGCGGACGGCCCCCGGGTGGAGCTGGCCCTGGAGATCGCGAACCGGGAATCCAAGGGGGGCCTGGGCTACAACGTCATCGCGGACATCCCCGGCTCCACCCGGCCCGGGGAGGTGATCCTCCTGGGGGCGCACCTGGACGCGTGGCACACCGCCACCGGCGCCACCGACAACGGCGCCAGCGCGGCGGTGATGATGGAGGTGGCCCGGATCGTCAAGGCCCTGGGCGTCCAGCCCGCGCGCACCCTCCGCTTCGCCCTGTGGGACGGGGAGGAGCATGGGCTCCTGGGCTCCATGGCCTACGTGGCGGCCCACTACGGCACCGCCGAGGCCCCGAAGCCCGAGTTCGGCCAGCTGGTGGCCTACGTCAACATGGACGGGGGCGCCGGGCAGGTCCGGGGGCTCACGATGTTCGGGCCCGCCCAGGGTTCCCGGGTGCTGCGCGAACTGCTGGCGCCCTTCCAGGACCTGGGCGTCCGGGGTGCCTCGGCCACCCGGAACCGGCCTCCCAAGGCCCTCACCGGGCCCTCCACCGACATGAGCTCCTTCACGTCCTCCGGCCTCCCGGCCATGGGCGTCGTGCAGGACGGGCTGGAATACTTCGAATACACCTGGCACACCGCCATCGACACCCTCGACCGGGTTCCCCCGGAGGACGTGAAACGCACGGCGGCGGTGCTGGCCTCCGTGGCCCTCCACCTTGCGCAGCGCCCCGGGCGGCTCCCCTTCTTCTCGAAGGAGACGCTGCCGCCGGCGCCGCCGGAGCCGGCCCGGTAG
- a CDS encoding heavy metal translocating P-type ATPase, protein MAVCDLCGSPAGPGACSRTFLDAPRTFCCNGCMNVYAILVESGAVAAGEDLRSSEVFLQSLKLGLIAAPDEGRPAIPEGAETREELYQISGMWCTSCGWLVEHALAREYGVVSADVLFTSDLLKIRYCPQYLPPGVIPDRVASLGYRAQPFGAEGDRKGWQDMLLRLGIAFGMWMNVMLFSLVVYASFFEGIAEGARRAVPFILMGLALPAVTYSAWPIHRLAWFGLKQGRLRLEALISTGVLAAFAYSAAQAFLGGRHYYFDTACAIVTLMLTGKALERSAKERSARAIAMLHRLLPRKARIRVEGEERFVAIEALAPGMVFLVKPGERIPADGLVVAGASSVDESVITGESELRSRVPGDPVVCGSLNAAGVLEVRVTHASADSSLAQIVKSVEGALANRSSLERAVDRVSRLFIPVVLAIALGTLAGCLALRLGPTVAMLRAIAVLVIACPCALGIATPLATTAAVGAASRKGILIRDVGVLETFRRVDAVVLDKTGTMTEGVFKVRGAALERLDLAAALEAYSEHPLGHALVAHARERGIAPGDAADLEIHPGLGLAGRVGPHRVAVGNRRLMEREGAEPTPETTALASAWQAEGFTVVFGAVDGAPTGALAFGDAPRRDAADLVAALRARGVRTLLLSGDARSTTAHMGRRLGVDECLGEVPPAEKAEAVRRLQARGAVVAMVGDGVNDAPALAAADLGIALGSGADLAMHAAPIVLLGGGLLRIDGTFRLAERTVTIIRQNLFWAFFYNAVGISLAITGVLNPILAAGAMVLSSLSVIGNSLRLGRG, encoded by the coding sequence ATGGCGGTCTGCGACCTCTGCGGCAGCCCCGCGGGGCCGGGGGCCTGCTCCCGGACCTTCCTGGACGCGCCGCGGACCTTCTGCTGCAACGGCTGCATGAACGTCTACGCCATCCTGGTGGAAAGCGGAGCCGTGGCCGCGGGGGAGGACCTGCGCTCCTCCGAGGTGTTCCTGCAGAGCCTGAAGCTGGGCCTCATCGCGGCGCCCGACGAGGGCCGGCCCGCCATTCCGGAGGGGGCCGAGACCCGGGAGGAGCTCTACCAGATCTCGGGCATGTGGTGCACCTCCTGCGGGTGGCTGGTGGAGCACGCCCTGGCGCGGGAGTACGGCGTAGTGAGCGCGGACGTGCTGTTCACCTCCGATCTCCTGAAGATCCGCTACTGCCCCCAGTACCTTCCGCCGGGGGTCATCCCGGACCGGGTGGCCTCCCTGGGCTACCGGGCCCAGCCCTTCGGGGCCGAGGGGGACCGCAAGGGATGGCAGGACATGCTCCTGCGCCTGGGCATCGCCTTCGGCATGTGGATGAACGTGATGCTCTTCAGCCTGGTGGTCTACGCCAGCTTCTTCGAGGGCATCGCCGAGGGGGCGCGGCGGGCCGTGCCCTTCATCCTCATGGGCCTGGCGCTCCCGGCCGTCACCTATTCGGCCTGGCCCATCCACCGCCTGGCCTGGTTCGGGCTCAAGCAGGGCCGCCTGCGCCTGGAGGCCCTCATCTCCACGGGCGTCCTGGCCGCCTTCGCCTACAGCGCCGCCCAGGCCTTCCTGGGGGGGCGTCACTACTACTTCGACACGGCCTGCGCCATCGTCACCCTCATGCTCACGGGCAAGGCCCTGGAGCGCTCCGCCAAGGAGCGCAGCGCCCGGGCCATCGCCATGCTGCACCGGCTCCTGCCCCGCAAGGCCCGCATCCGGGTGGAGGGGGAGGAGCGCTTCGTGGCCATCGAGGCCCTGGCGCCGGGCATGGTCTTCCTGGTGAAGCCGGGGGAGCGCATCCCCGCCGACGGCCTCGTGGTGGCCGGCGCTTCCTCCGTGGACGAATCCGTCATCACAGGGGAATCGGAACTGCGGTCCCGGGTCCCGGGGGACCCGGTGGTGTGCGGCAGCCTCAACGCCGCGGGGGTCCTGGAGGTGCGGGTCACCCACGCCAGCGCGGATTCCTCCCTGGCCCAGATCGTCAAGTCGGTGGAGGGGGCCCTGGCCAACCGCAGCTCCCTGGAGCGCGCCGTGGACCGGGTCTCCCGGCTCTTCATCCCGGTGGTGCTGGCCATCGCCCTGGGGACCCTCGCGGGCTGCCTCGCCCTGCGCCTGGGGCCCACCGTGGCCATGCTGCGGGCCATCGCCGTGCTGGTCATCGCCTGCCCCTGCGCCCTGGGCATCGCCACGCCCCTGGCCACCACCGCGGCCGTGGGCGCCGCCTCCCGCAAGGGCATCCTCATCCGGGACGTGGGCGTCCTGGAGACCTTCCGCCGGGTGGACGCGGTGGTGCTGGACAAGACGGGCACCATGACCGAGGGGGTCTTCAAGGTGCGGGGCGCGGCCCTGGAGCGCCTGGACCTGGCCGCGGCCCTGGAGGCCTACTCCGAGCACCCCCTGGGCCACGCCCTGGTGGCCCATGCCCGGGAGCGGGGCATCGCGCCCGGGGACGCCGCCGATCTGGAGATCCATCCGGGACTGGGCCTCGCGGGCCGGGTGGGCCCCCACCGGGTGGCGGTGGGCAACCGCCGCCTCATGGAACGGGAGGGGGCCGAACCCACCCCGGAGACGACGGCCCTGGCTTCGGCCTGGCAGGCCGAGGGCTTCACCGTGGTCTTCGGCGCCGTGGACGGGGCGCCCACCGGGGCCCTGGCCTTCGGCGACGCCCCCCGCAGGGACGCCGCCGACCTGGTGGCGGCCCTCAGGGCCCGGGGCGTGCGCACCCTCCTCCTCTCGGGGGACGCCCGGAGCACCACGGCGCACATGGGCCGGCGCCTGGGGGTGGACGAGTGCCTGGGCGAGGTGCCCCCCGCCGAGAAGGCCGAGGCCGTGCGGCGCCTGCAGGCCCGGGGCGCCGTGGTGGCCATGGTGGGCGACGGGGTCAACGACGCCCCGGCCCTGGCCGCCGCCGACCTGGGCATCGCCCTGGGCTCGGGCGCCGACCTGGCCATGCACGCCGCCCCCATCGTGCTGCTGGGGGGCGGCCTCCTGCGCATCGACGGGACCTTCCGCCTGGCGGAGCGGACCGTCACCATCATCCGGCAGAACCTCTTCTGGGCCTTCTTCTACAACGCCGTGGGCATCAGCCTGGCCATCACCGGGGTGCTCAATCCCATCCTGGCCGCGGGGGCCATGGTGCTTTCGAGCCTGTCGGTGATCGGGAATTCCCTGAGGCTGGGCCGGGGCTGA
- a CDS encoding S41 family peptidase — protein sequence MRPLRLLLLTSAAAALVAQAPPLWLRYPAISPDGTSVAFSYQGDLYRVPATGGTATPLTVGGSYSSRPVWSHDGKWIAFASDRSGNLDVYVMPSQGGEARRLTWHSAADLPFAFTPDDKEVLFTSPRGHAAPDRQFPGRSFPETWLVSREGGRTRRLTDITLENAVYDPSGARILYQDVKGYEDPFRKHHTSAVTRDIWSFQPGSRAFTRLTSFKGEDREPAFGSDPDAFFFLSERDGSFNVFRGSVTHPDRAEAVTRFKTHPVRFLTAARNDTLCFGYDGEIWLQAPGAAARKLSVSVQVDGRGSLERVLPVNGSITEMKVSPTGKEIAFVVRGEIFVTSADGKVTRRITSLPGQERSVGFSPDGRTLVYAAERDGSWDVFTKRIVRKEEPSFFASTQLEEKAVAATKADEFQPLFSPDGKEVAYLEERTSIKVADLATGKTRTLLPEGRNYSYADGDQEYQWSPDGKWIVYACSRGLGWLRDIALMPADGSGPARNISHSGFGNGDPRFARNGSMIYWTSSREGSLNAAQQGVTRDVFGLFLTRKAWDRFNLSKEDFALVKEKEEAEEKEKAKEKTKDAKPKPEPVAIEWNGLDDRLARLSSHSTSLADFEVARALDKMYYLARFEKGYDLWSVDLRTRENKLILKLGAQRAGLEATPDGKALFLLADGKLVKVDPETSKREDLPAASELMQDPAAERAYIFNHVWRQVEKKFYVTDLHGVDWTKYREAYRRFLPSVRNNYDFQELLSEMLGELNASHTGARYNAPQVNTPATASLGLFLEPAPKGLKVAEVLKGGPLDLDASKVRAGQVLTAIDGVPVEDPEGVARLLNRRAGQNTLLTFEDAGAAFDEAVKPIPAGRENELLYLRWVEANRAETERLSKGRLGYVHVRSMDDASMRTVVDEALGRHSGKEALVVDTRFNGGGNIHEQLSDFLSGRKYFDIIPRGLPYGHEPLLKWVKPSIVLMSEGNYSDAHLFPVAYKLKGLGSTVGKPVPGTGTFVWWEAQIDPTLVFGIPQGGWRTPDGKFCENNQLEPDIDVANEPAAMSGGRDQQLEAAVAALVAQLEAKGK from the coding sequence ATGCGTCCCCTTCGCCTGCTCCTTCTCACCTCCGCCGCGGCCGCCCTCGTGGCCCAGGCCCCGCCCCTTTGGCTGCGCTACCCGGCCATCTCGCCCGACGGCACCTCCGTCGCGTTCTCCTACCAGGGGGACCTGTACCGGGTGCCGGCCACCGGCGGCACGGCCACCCCGCTGACGGTGGGCGGCTCGTACAGCTCCCGCCCGGTGTGGAGCCACGACGGCAAGTGGATCGCCTTCGCCTCGGACCGCTCGGGGAACCTGGACGTGTACGTCATGCCCAGCCAGGGCGGCGAGGCCCGGCGCCTCACCTGGCATTCCGCGGCGGACCTGCCCTTCGCGTTCACGCCGGACGACAAGGAGGTCCTGTTCACGTCCCCCCGGGGCCACGCCGCCCCGGACCGGCAGTTCCCGGGGCGCTCCTTCCCGGAGACCTGGCTCGTGTCCCGGGAAGGCGGCCGCACCCGGCGCCTCACGGACATCACCCTGGAGAACGCCGTCTACGATCCCTCCGGCGCCCGCATCCTGTACCAGGACGTCAAGGGCTACGAGGACCCCTTCCGCAAGCACCACACCTCCGCCGTCACCCGGGACATCTGGAGCTTCCAGCCCGGGTCCAGGGCCTTCACCCGCCTGACCTCCTTCAAGGGCGAGGACCGGGAGCCGGCCTTCGGCTCCGACCCGGACGCCTTCTTCTTCCTCAGCGAGCGGGACGGCTCCTTCAACGTCTTCCGCGGCTCCGTGACCCATCCGGACCGGGCCGAGGCCGTGACCCGCTTCAAGACCCACCCCGTGCGCTTCCTCACCGCCGCCCGCAACGACACCCTGTGCTTCGGGTACGACGGCGAGATCTGGCTCCAGGCCCCTGGGGCCGCGGCCCGCAAGCTGTCGGTGTCGGTCCAGGTGGACGGCAGGGGCTCCCTGGAGCGGGTGCTGCCCGTGAACGGGTCCATCACCGAGATGAAGGTCTCGCCCACGGGCAAGGAGATCGCCTTCGTGGTGCGCGGGGAGATCTTCGTCACCAGCGCCGACGGCAAGGTCACGCGCCGCATCACGAGCCTGCCCGGGCAGGAGCGCAGCGTCGGCTTCAGCCCCGACGGCCGCACCCTGGTGTACGCCGCCGAGCGGGACGGGAGCTGGGACGTCTTCACCAAGCGCATCGTGCGCAAGGAGGAGCCCAGCTTCTTCGCCTCCACCCAGCTGGAGGAGAAGGCCGTGGCCGCCACCAAGGCCGACGAATTCCAGCCCCTCTTCTCGCCGGACGGGAAGGAGGTGGCCTACCTGGAGGAGCGCACCTCCATCAAGGTCGCGGACCTGGCCACCGGCAAGACCCGCACCCTCCTGCCCGAGGGCCGGAACTACTCGTACGCCGACGGGGACCAGGAATACCAGTGGTCCCCCGACGGCAAGTGGATCGTCTACGCCTGCAGCCGCGGCCTGGGCTGGCTCCGGGACATCGCCCTGATGCCCGCCGACGGTTCCGGCCCGGCCCGGAACATCTCCCACAGCGGCTTCGGCAACGGCGATCCGCGTTTCGCCCGCAACGGCTCGATGATCTACTGGACCTCCTCGCGGGAGGGCAGCCTCAACGCCGCCCAGCAGGGGGTGACCCGGGACGTCTTCGGGCTCTTCCTCACCCGCAAGGCCTGGGACCGGTTCAACCTCTCCAAGGAGGACTTCGCCCTCGTCAAGGAGAAGGAGGAGGCGGAGGAGAAGGAGAAGGCCAAGGAGAAGACCAAGGACGCCAAGCCCAAGCCGGAGCCCGTGGCCATCGAGTGGAACGGCCTTGACGACCGCCTGGCCAGGCTCTCCAGCCACAGCACCTCCCTGGCCGACTTCGAAGTCGCCCGGGCCCTGGACAAGATGTACTACCTGGCCCGGTTCGAGAAGGGCTACGACCTCTGGTCCGTGGACCTCCGCACCCGCGAGAACAAGCTCATCCTGAAGCTGGGCGCGCAGCGCGCGGGCCTGGAGGCCACCCCCGACGGCAAGGCCCTGTTCCTGCTCGCCGACGGCAAGCTGGTGAAGGTGGACCCCGAGACCTCCAAGCGCGAGGACCTGCCCGCGGCCTCCGAGCTCATGCAGGATCCCGCCGCCGAGCGCGCCTACATCTTCAACCACGTGTGGCGCCAGGTGGAGAAGAAGTTCTACGTCACCGACCTGCACGGCGTGGACTGGACGAAGTACCGCGAGGCCTACCGCCGCTTCCTGCCCTCCGTGCGCAACAACTACGACTTCCAGGAACTCCTCAGCGAGATGCTGGGCGAGCTGAACGCCTCCCACACCGGGGCCCGGTACAACGCGCCCCAGGTGAACACCCCCGCCACCGCCTCCCTGGGCCTTTTCCTGGAACCCGCCCCCAAGGGGCTGAAGGTGGCCGAGGTGCTCAAGGGCGGCCCCCTGGACCTGGACGCCAGCAAGGTCCGGGCCGGCCAGGTGCTCACCGCCATCGACGGGGTTCCCGTGGAGGACCCGGAGGGCGTGGCGCGCCTCCTGAACCGCCGCGCGGGCCAGAACACCCTCCTGACCTTCGAGGACGCCGGGGCCGCCTTCGACGAGGCCGTCAAGCCCATCCCCGCCGGCCGCGAGAACGAACTGCTCTACCTGCGCTGGGTGGAGGCGAACCGCGCGGAGACGGAGCGCCTGTCCAAGGGCCGCCTGGGCTACGTCCACGTGCGGTCCATGGACGACGCCAGCATGCGCACCGTGGTGGACGAGGCCCTGGGCCGCCACAGCGGCAAGGAGGCCCTGGTGGTGGACACCCGCTTCAACGGCGGCGGAAACATCCACGAACAGCTTTCGGACTTCCTGAGCGGCAGGAAGTACTTCGACATCATCCCCCGGGGCCTCCCCTACGGCCACGAGCCCCTGCTCAAGTGGGTCAAGCCCTCCATCGTCCTCATGAGCGAAGGCAACTACTCCGACGCCCACCTCTTCCCCGTGGCCTACAAGCTCAAGGGGCTGGGCAGCACCGTGGGCAAGCCCGTGCCCGGCACCGGCACCTTCGTGTGGTGGGAGGCCCAGATCGACCCCACCCTGGTCTTCGGCATCCCCCAGGGCGGCTGGCGCACCCCCGATGGCAAGTTCTGCGAGAACAACCAGCTGGAACCCGACATCGACGTGGCCAACGAACCCGCGGCCATGAGCGGCGGCCGGGACCAGCAGCTGGAGGCCGCCGTGGCGGCCCTGGTGGCGCAGCTGGAAGCAAAGGGGAAGTGA